The sequence below is a genomic window from Pleurocapsa sp. PCC 7327.
TAAGCTTTGCAAGTGTTTCTCGGAAAAAAAGTAGCGATCGCTTGGGTTATACCAATTTTCATTAGTCGCGATCGACATCCTTCTCTCCTCTCCCAAATTGGGAGAGGGGTTGGGGGTGAGGGCAATCAACCATCTCTGTCATTACTTTTGAACAATGGTATTAAAAAGCGATCGAGCTACAAATGTTACTTACGATTCTTTGCAATTATTGCCAAACGAATACTTTTGCTTCATACTCTGGCAAATCGATGAGAATATTGTCGTCTCCAGACTCAATATCGTAGTCACCCGTCCACTCGTGCCAAGTACCGTTAGCCGGAAAATGGGGAACTTGGTAGCCAGCGAGATAGTTGTCTGAGAAACTTGCCACGACAACGATACGAGATCCTTCATCGTTCCAACGAGTGTAGGCGAGAACCTTTGATTCCGGATCTTCGTGGAAGAAGTCAATATTTTCAGTGTAGAGGGCATGATTATTTTGGCGCAGGTGAATCAAGCCTTTGTAATATTCAAAAAAACCGCGATTGAGAGCGTTTTCTAATAAAGACCATTCAATTTTGCTTTTTTCGATGGTTTTGGGCTTATACTCGCCAAATTCTTCGCCCATCCAAATCATGGGAATTCCTACGGCTGTCATCAATAAAACAGCCGCCAGCTTAACTCGTTTGAAAGCCGCCTCGTCAAAGATATCGCGATTGGCTAGTTCTACCATCAAGCGATCGTGGTCGTGGTTAGTCACATAATTGACGATATTAGTCACTCCCATAAACCCTTGACGCTTGCCATCGATCGCATCTTTAAGTCTCTCTAGATCGAAGGTGTCGCCGCAAACGTGTTCTTTGACAGCATGGTAAAAACTCTCGTGCCAGCAGCCATCCATTGGACCGTCGAGGTTGGTGATGTTAGGGGTTTCGGGAATGTGTTCGGCAATATTATAGAAAGGCTTCATTCCTGCCGTTTTCTTGGCTTCTTGGACGATCCAATTCATGAAGTCATAGTTGGCAATTTGTCTTGCCGCATCATAACGGATGCCATCGATGTGGTATTCCTCGATCCAAAAGCGTACCGTATCGCCGATAAACTGCCATGCAGGTTTAACATCTAAGTTTTCGTCGTAGTGTTCGTAGTTGAATTCGGGTCCCCAGTTGTTGTCGGGATCGCGAGGAGAGTGGTGATACCAGTAATCGTGGTCTATCTGCGTTAAGGAACTTTCTGCCTCTGAGTGGTTATAGATCCCGTCGATGATGACGCGAATGCCTCTGGCATGACATTCATCAATCATTCGTTTCAACTGTTCTGTCGAACCATAGCTAGACTCGGTGGCGAAAAAATGGCGGGGATTGTAGCCCCAACTGTAGTCGCCGGGATACTCTTTAAGGGGCATTAACTCGATCGCATTGATACCTAGTTCGCACAGATAATCGAGTTTTTCAATAACGTGCTTGTAAGTGCCTCGCGGATTGGGATCGTCTTCGCCGCCGGAAAAGTCGCTA
It includes:
- a CDS encoding alpha-amylase family glycosyl hydrolase is translated as MANLIEFKLFAPYNKEAALIGSFSNWEAIPMEKDDKGYFRTNVELEDGSYQYKFRIRSKSWFFEPNQWVDVIDPYATDVDEPNQNGVICIKNGQKIVDTYVWQHDDKPLPPDHELVIYEMHISDFSGGEDDPNPRGTYKHVIEKLDYLCELGINAIELMPLKEYPGDYSWGYNPRHFFATESSYGSTEQLKRMIDECHARGIRVIIDGIYNHSEAESSLTQIDHDYWYHHSPRDPDNNWGPEFNYEHYDENLDVKPAWQFIGDTVRFWIEEYHIDGIRYDAARQIANYDFMNWIVQEAKKTAGMKPFYNIAEHIPETPNITNLDGPMDGCWHESFYHAVKEHVCGDTFDLERLKDAIDGKRQGFMGVTNIVNYVTNHDHDRLMVELANRDIFDEAAFKRVKLAAVLLMTAVGIPMIWMGEEFGEYKPKTIEKSKIEWSLLENALNRGFFEYYKGLIHLRQNNHALYTENIDFFHEDPESKVLAYTRWNDEGSRIVVVASFSDNYLAGYQVPHFPANGTWHEWTGDYDIESGDDNILIDLPEYEAKVFVWQ